GCTTGCGAAGGAGAACCAGCTTTCCATCCTGACTCTGAAGGATGGTCGCGTCTTGAGCGGCATGATCCGTGCGAAGGACGAGCGGATGGTCACCTTGCAAACCCTCACCGAAAGGACCTCCGTGCCCGCAGGCGATGTCGTGAGAACGGACACCCTGCCCGTTTCGCTCATGCCGGAAGGGATGCTCGACGCTCTTTCCCATGAGCAGGTCCGTGACCTCTTCGCATGGCTCATGGACAAGCAGTCGTCCGCTGCCGCTCCATCTCCCGAGGCTATCAACCCCTTCAGCGTCTCGATCACGGGTGATTGGCAGGTGTCTGTGAAACATGGCCATTCGGAAACCGTGACACTGCTTGATATCGCACCGCCTGCCTATCAAGAGGTGACATCAGAGGCCTTCGCCTCGCTCCCGGTTTACAATGCGAACGGCGGAGGCTGGAACAATGGCGCAAAGTTCGCCGGCAACCTCGCCGAGGAATGCGCGACCCCGGATCTCATTGACGCCGCCACGGTCACGCTTCGGGCCAGTGCGGATCCGGCTTCACCGGCATTCGTTCGCGGGAAGGACTGGGAGATGGAGAATCGCTGGGGCACCTTCGGCCGGATCACCGGGGGGGCGATCGGCGAAGCTGTCCCCATATTTGCCAGCTACCGGCACACCTCCTTGCGGCTCGATTCAATCGTTCAGGAAACTACGGGAAATATCGTAGTTCGCCAGGGCAGGGGAGCTCCTGCAGCTCCGGAAGCTCCCCGCTTGAAGGAAGGGGAGCGCCGCCTGGCGAATATCTGGATCCCCGGACCCATTCCTCGGCTCACCGGTGATCACCTCTTTCCGGTGATTGAGGCTGCTTATCCTGCCGGGTCTGCTCCCGTGCCACCGAAGGTCGCGGAGAAGTTCCCGCGCATCATGGAGAAATTACGCTCCGGGGAGCCCCTGCGGATCCTAGCATGGGGTGATAGCGTTACCGCTGCGGGCTATCTCCCGCAGGCAGAAAAGTGGCAGGAGCAATTTGTCGCCCGCCTGCGTGCGAAATTTCCACAGGCAAAGATCGAGTTGCTCTCGGAAGCCTGGGGTGGCCGCACCACCTCTGCCTACCTCGCGGAGCCACCGGGTAGTGCCCACAACTATCAGGAAAAGGTGTTGGCGCTGAAACCTGATCTCGTGATCTCGGAGTTCGTCAACGACGCCGGTCTACCCCTGGATGGCATGGCTCCGCAATACGCCCGCATTCTGACAGACTTCAAGGGGATCGGTGCCGAGTGGATCATTCTCACTCCTCACTACGTCATCCCGGCATGGATGGGACTGAGCCGTGAGCGCGAGATCGACGAAGATCCTAGGCCCTACGTGGCCATGCTCCGGAAGTTCGCCGCGGACAACCCGGTGCTCCTTGCAGACGCCGCGCGACGCTATGGCAGGCTCTGGCGGCAGGGCATCCCCTACACCACGCTCATGGTAAATTCCATCAATCACCCGAATGCCCGGGGGATGACCCTTTTCGCGGATTCTCTCATGGAGCTCTTCGAAGAGTAGCTGTTAAGCCAGATGAAACACCTCCCGCAGCTCTGCTGACACCGGCGAGGCATCCTCATTCGCCGGCATCACATCGCTCATGTGCCGCCACCAGCGTTGGCACACCTCCGTCGTGGCGATTGCGGCCCAGCGCTCTTCGCTCTCGATCTCCGCGTAGCCGAAAAGCTGCCGCGTCTCCGGATGGAGAAAGATCGAGTAGTTGTGCACGTCATGTGCCTTCAGGACCTCTTCGAGTTCCCGCCAGATCGGCTTGTGCCGCCGCTCGTATTCGTCCTCGCAGCCGGCGTTTACCGACATCACGAATGCCTTCCGGATCATGCCTGAACCCTAGGCTCGTCTTCCTCGAAAAGAAAAGCCGCCCCTGCGCTTACAGCAGTTCCGAGAACTCTCCGCTGCTATCGGAGAAGCTTTCCGTTTCCACTCCCATCTTCTGTGCCACCGTCAGGAGTACATTGCTCAGCGGCGGATGCTTGTCCGGATCATGCGCAATGTGCTGGTTGTGCTTCAGTCCGTAGGCACCGCCACCCGCCACCAGCAGCGGCAGGTTTTTCGGCGAATGATCACCGCCCGGACCACTGTTCATGCCGGAGCCATACACCAGCATCGTGTGATCCAGCATCGGGATGCCTCCTTCATCCGTCGATTTCAGGAGTTCCATGAAACGAGCGAGCCGCTCCAGATAACCCCGGTCCACGACTGCGAGTTTCTTCAGCGTTTCCGGATCTCCGCCGTGGTGCGAAAGCTCATGGTGATTCTCACCACCCACGCCATAGCCACCCGCCTCACGTGCCCACTCGAAGGAAATCACCCGCGTCGTGTCGGTCACGAAGGCCAGATACGAAAGCTCCAGCATCACATCCAGCCACATGGGCCGGTCATGCGCATCGCCCGGCTTGCTATTGAGTTGCAGGCCCGCGGAATCGATCACCGGTTTCGGCACATCTACCCATGCCTCTTGGCGCTGCACCCGCAACTCCGTCTCGCGCACGGCTGCCAGGTATTCGCCCAGCTTGCCCTTATCCTCCTTGCCCAGCTTCTTCTCCAGCGCCCGCGCCTCGCCCAGCACATCATCCAGGATGCTGCGCTTCTCCGCATAGCGCTTCAAAGTCGCATCCCGCGAATCGGCGCCATCCGGCACGAAGAGCCGCTCGAACAAACGCTGCGGGCTATTCTCGGCAGGCAGGGGCGTTCCGTTGCGATCAAATGCCAGCGTGTGACTATGCATCGCCGTCCCCGTGCCGGATTCATCCCCGATCTCGATTGAAGGAAAGCGGGTATTCATCCCCACCTTCTCCGCGATCAATTGGTCCACCGAGATGGTGTTGGTGTAGTCCTTTCCCGGCACCGCCTGCAGATTTGCCCCGGTCAGCCACGTATCGCCACCGCTATGCCCGCCGAGACAGTGCGGATGTCCGAGACCGGATAAAATCGAGAACTGCTCGCGATGCTCTTTCAACGTCTCGAGGGTGGGGGAGAGCTTATAGCCCTTGCCCTTCTCCTCCGGCACCCAGTCCAGAATGTTCACACCATTCGAGACGTAGCAAAAGATCGCGCGCGGCACCGGCTTGGCACCCGACTTGGCCAAGGGCCGGTAGGTCGATGGCGCTGCATGGAGCGTCCGCGGCAGCATCGCCTCCAGCAGTGGCAGCGCCAGCGTGACACCCATGCCGCGCAAGGCCGTGCGCCGGGAGAGGGGAGTGTGGAAGAGCGGGTTCATCGCGTGGCTGCAGTTTATTTCGTGGTGAAAAGCTCGGAGGTCGTGATCGCCTCGATCAGGGAACGCATCGTGTAGCCATTTCCCTTCATCTCCTGCACGAAGCCGCGCAGCGCAGGCTGATCGGAAAATCCCAACTCCCGCCCGAGGGCGTAGGTTGTGAGCCGGCTTGCCAGCGCGTTCAGGAAGAGATCCTCGCTCTTCATCAGCTGCTCCTGAAGCCCGGCCACTCCCGTGAACTCCGTGCCATCCGGCATCTTCGCGCTCGCATCGATCACCGGATCATCCTTCTCGATCCTCCCGTTGTAGCCATGGCCTTCCTGATCGCGCCACTCGCCCGCCGCATTGAAATTCTCCAGCGCCAGCCCCAGCGGGTCGATCTTGTCGTGGCAGCGCGCACAGGACTCCATCTGCCGGTGGATCTCCAGCCTCTGCCGCACCGTCGCCTTGTCGATGCCCGGCACCTTCGGCTGGATCTCGCCCACGTTTGCCACCGGCAGGCCCGGGTCCCGACCGAGCAAGGTCTTCAGGATCCAGGTGCCGCGCAGCACCGGTGAGGTGCGTGTGCCGTTCGAAGTGATCGAGTGAAAGGACGCCTGTGTGACCAGCCCGCCGCGGCGCGATTCCGGGCTCACCATCACCTTCCGGATCTCATCACCCCGCACGCCAGGGATGCCGTAGTGACGTGCCAGGCGTTCGTTGATCGTGACGAAGTCGCTACGGATGAAGTTTCGCGCATCCAGATCGCTGCGCAGGATCTCCGCAAAGAACCCCTCCGATTCCCGGACGATGCTGAGTTCCAGATGCCGGTCGTAGTCCGGGTAGAGCGTTCGGGATGGAGGATTCGCTCCCACCTTCCGCAGTCCAAGCCATTGGCCCGCGAAGTTCGTCACGAAGGCTCCGCTCCGCGGATCCGCCAGCAGGCGCCGGGTTTCTTCACGTAGTACATCCGGGTTCTGAAGTTCGCCGCTTGCCGCCAAGCTCGTCAGCCGCTCATCCGGCATGGAAGACCAGAGGAAATAGGAAAGCCGGGTCGCGATCTCGTAGCCGTTCAGCGGCTTCGGAGCAGTGCCGGGAGACTCAGGCTCCACCAGATAGAGGAAATGGGGAGAGGCCAGAACGGCGGCCAGCGGCACCTTGATCGCTTCCGCGAAGGACGGCTTCTCTGCACGGAGCTTCTTGTAGAGCTCCAGCTTCGCATCGATCTCCGCCGCGTCCACGGGCCGCCGATAAGCCCGTGGCATGAAACGCGCCAACACCTCGCGGGCGTACGCGGTCTCATCCTGCTCACGGACAGGGATGTCGGGAAGCAGCCGCCGAGAACTCTCCGGCGGCCAGCTTTCATACACCGGTCCTTCCAGCTCGATCCAATCCACCATCAGCTCGGGGCGCGGGAATTCCTCGCGCTCCTGCATCCAGAAATTCTCCAGAGTACTAGGGACATCGTAGGCATATTCCAGGTCGATCCCTCCCTCCTCGGTATTGAAGTAGGCCCTAACCTCGTACGACTCCGGCGCATTGGCCGGTGCGGGCACGTCCATCTCCGCGACCACTCGTGGTGCGCCGCCCAGATGCCGGGTGATTTTCACCCGCGGCGGGCCGTAGTCATACATCCGGTGCCCGGCGAAGATCTTCATCTTCTGCTCGAATGCCTCGTGGTGCCACTTCGCTCCTTCCGGATTGTTCGCGATCTCCTCGTCGCGATGCTTTGCCAGGATCTTCTGCCCCGCAGCCACCACCTGCTTTCTGTTGGGAACCCGGCCTGCAGCCCGGAAACGAACGATGTACTCGCCGGCCGCCGGCACATGGAAGGATCTGAAACCGATGTTCTTGTTCCAGGCCTTGTGGTGGATCACCGTGAAGCCTTTCTCGACCGGGTTCTCCCCCGGGTTCAGGAGCACGTCGTCGTTTCCACGCCGCACCCGGTAACGGTCCAGCCCTTGGGTGTTTTCTTCCGGCTCGAAACGCCACTTCACACGCTCCGGCCGCGGGCCTTCGGGCAGAGCCCGGTCCAGGATCTCCCGGGCCGCCGCATAGTAGAGCTCCACTTGCATCGGTGAGATCGTGAGCGCCTGCCCGATGTTATCGAAGCCACCCGCCGGTGGGTCTTCGGGGAAGTCCTCCGAAGGATGAAAATCCACGCCGATGAGATCGCGGATCGTGTTGTCATACTCGGTGCGGTTCATCCGCCGCAGCACCACCCGCGTCGATCGCTTCGCCACCTCCGCACGGGCGAGTTCGGCTTCCACCCATTCCGCGAAGCGTGCTGCATCGGCCGCCGCAGGCTGCGGTTCATCTTCCGGCGGCATCTCATGGCCGTTGATGACATTCAGCACCTCTTTCCACTTTTCCGCGGAGATCGGGCTATGGAAGTCCGGTGAGAGCGTGTCCAGCCGCAGCTTGCCCTTCTGCTTCTCCGGACCGTGACAGGAGATGCAATGTTCCTCAAGGAAGGGCCCCACAATCTCCGCTAGAGCCGTGTCGCGTTCCTGGGCAGTGACTTGTAGCACGCCCAGGGAAAGAAGAGCCAGCCATGTGATAGCTGCGGATCCGACGCTGCTCACCATCTCTTCCGCCAGTGAAGCAGGGAGTCGCCCTTTTACGAGAAAACTCCGCGGTCTCCGTCCCGTTCGACTGGATTCCCCGGTTGTTAGGACTGCGCGGATTCGCGGCGGGTCCTAACAGGCTGCGCCCGGATTCCGGCGCAACCTGAATAAAAAAGCTCTGGTTTAACGGCGGCGGCGCAGAAATGCGGCCACCGCACCCAAGGCCGCGAGCGCGCAGGATGCCGGCTCCGGGACCACCTCGAACTGACTGATGATGCCGCCCTGGCCTGCGTAGGCATATAGCCTAGGGCCACGTTCCCAATCGTTTCGCCGCAGGGAGATTGGTGAAACTCGAAAGATCCACGATGGAGCTGCCGGTGAAGACGGTCGTGGGGGTCGAGAAATGCTGTTCGTCGGCATTCGAGGCACCGACGTTGCAGATGTTTAGATCCACCCTCGGCACCACGACGGGGCTTCCGCTCCGGCTCCGATCCAGTTGCCCACGATCTGCCGCTCCCTTATAGCCTGTGGCCCATCCGCTCGCGCTTCGTTTCCAGATAGCGTGCGTTGTGTGGGTTCGCCGGCAGGCTGATCGGAAGCTGTTCCACGATTTCCAAGCCATAGCCTTCAAGGCCGACCACCTTCTTCGGGTTGTTGGTCAAAAGGCGGATTTTGCGAACACCGAGGTCGCAGAGAATCTGCGCACCCATGCCGTAGTCGCGGAGGTCGGAGCCGAAACCGAGTTTCTCATTCGCCTCGATCGTATCGAGTCCTTGCTCCTGAAGCTTGTAGGCATGGATCTTCGCCGCCAGCCCGATGCCGCGACCTTCCTGGCGGAGGTAGAGCAGCACACCGCCCTCTTTTGAGATCCGCTCCATCGCGGCATCCAGTTGGCCGCCGCAGTCGCAGCGCTGGGATAGGAAGACATCACCGGTCAGGCACTCGGAGTGCACGCGGACCAGCACCGGTTGGGACGAGTCGATGTCCCCGCGGACCAGCGCCAGGTGGTGGGAGCCATCCGTCTCTACCCGGTAGAGGTGGCAGGTGAATTCGCCGTGGTCGGTCGGAAGTCCGATCGTTTCCTCGCGGACCACTAGCTTCTCGGATTTCCGGCGCCAGCTGATCAGTTGGGCGATCGTGCACGCCTTCAGACCATGCTCCTTCTGGAAATCGCCCAGATCACCCACGCGGCCCATCGTGCCATCCGCGTTCATGATCTCGCAGATCACGCCGGCTGGTTCGAGTCCGGCCAGACGCGCGAGGTCGACCGCGGCCTCCGTGTGGCCGGCACGCCGCAGCACGCCGCCATCGCGGGCTTGGATCGGGAAAGTGTGTCCAGGGTGGACGAAGTCATCCGGCCCGGCATTCGGGTCGGCCAGCAGCTTCACGCAGCGGCAGCGATCGGGGGAGGAAATCCCGGTGGTGATGCCATCCGCGGCGTCCACGGAGATCGTGAAGGCGGTGCGCTGGACCTCGCGGTTTCGGCGGGTCATCTGCGGCAGGTCCAGCTCCTCGGCCCGTTTCTGGGTGATCGGGGCGCAGACAAGCCCGCGGCCATGGACCGCCATGAAGGAAATGATCTCCGGGGTGCACAGGGAAGCGGCGGCGATCAGATCCGCCTCGTTTTCCCGATCCGGATCGTCCGCCACGATCACGATGCGGCCGGCGGCGATTTCGGCGATGATTTCCTCGATGGGGCTGAAGGTAAGCTCGGTGGCCATGGGCGCGCCGAGATTCAGCCCGGACCAGCCTCAGGTCAAGGGAGGGGGTGGGGCGAGAGGGGACATATTCACCCGGCTCGCTTAAATCTGCCATACAGCTTTGATCCAAATCGGCTCCGCGTGGCAGTAGAAGCCTGTGGCGAAATGGGCCAAGTTTCCCGCTGCCATGAGATTCAAAGTCGTTCCAAACCCCGGCATCCCCAAGGCGGCACGCCTCCGTCCGGCAGCAGGCGCGCCTCGATTCGACCGGTTTCGCCTGTTATTTTCCCTGTTTTAACAGGCGGAACAGGCTGCTTGGGCAGAGGTCGCGGGAACCGGCCTATCTCAGGATTTGTCCCCGAAAGCGGGTAGGGTGCGGCGCGCTCTTGCTGGACCGCGCCGGATCGCTCAAGCGTGGCCGGTCGCATGTCGCATTTTTCATGCTTCCAGCAGATTTTGCCTTTCCCCCGGTGAAAGGCCTTAGCCAATCTCAACGCACCATTCCGCCCAAACCATCATGTCACGACCCGTCACACTCTTCACCGGCCAGTGGGCCGATATCCCCGCCGAGGAACTCTTCCCCAAGGTCAAGGCCATGGGCTTCGATGGCGTGGAACTCGCCTGTTGGGGCGATCATTTCGATGTCCAGGCCGCTCTCAATGACCCGGCCTACATTCCGGCCCGCTGGGAGTTGCTGAAGAAGCACGGCCTCGCTTGCTACGCGATCTCGAACCACCTCGTCGGCCAGGCGATTTGTGACCCCATCGATGACCGCCACAAGGCGATCCTCTCTCCGGCAATCTGGGGTGATGGCGATCCGGAAGGCGTCCGTCAGCGTGCTGCCCAAGAGTTGATCGACACCGCCAAGGCAGCCCGCAAGTTCTTCGATGCCGGCAAGGAATACATGGCCGGTCATCCTGCCGGTTCCGGCAAGACCGTCGTGAACGGCTTCACCGGCTCCTCGATCTGGGGCGCGCTGTATGCCTTCCCGCCGACCAGCCAGGAATACATCCAGAAGGGCTTTGATGACTTCGGGAAGCGCTTCAAGCCGATCCTGGATGCGTTTGATAAGGAAGACGTTTACTTCGCCCTGGAAGTGCACCCGACCGAAATCGCCTTCGACATCGTCTCCGCACAGCGGGCGATCGAGGCCGTGGGCGGCCACAAGCGCTTCGGCTTCAACTACGACCCGAGCCACCTCGGCTATCAGGGCGTGGACTACGTGAAGTTCATCTATCAATTCTCGGACCGTATCCATCATGCCCACATGAAGGACGTGTGGTGGGGCCACGGTGATGGCACCGTGGGCGTCTTCGGCGGTCACACGGATTTCTGCGATGCCCGCCGCTACTGGGATTTCCGCAGCGTCGGCCGCGGCGACATCAACTTCGAGGAAGTCATCGTCGCGCTCAATGACACTCGCTACAACGGCCCGCTTTCCATCGAGTGGGAAGACGGCCGCATGGACCGCTTCCACGGCGCGACCGAAAGCTGCGCCTTCGTGAAGAACCTCGACTTCCCGCGGAACACCGTCGCCTTCGACGCCGCCTTCGACAAATCGAACCAATAATTTCCACACTCATGTCCATCAAAGTAGGAGTCATCGGAGCCGGCGGCATGCTGCGCTACCACGCCGCCGGGTTTCGCCAGGCAGGAGCCGTCGTCAATGCCGTCGCCGACCCGGCTCCGGGCGCTGCCGATCGCGCCGCCGCCCAGTGGCAGATCCCGTCCGCTTTCGAGAGTGTTGACGCGATGCTTGCCGAGGCTGACATCGATGCCGTCTCGATCATCGTTCCGAACAAGTTCCACAAGCCGCTGGCCCTTCAGTGTCTGAAGGCTGGCAAGCACGTCTTCAGCGAAAAGCCCCCGGCGCTCAATGCCGCCGAGGTGCAGGAGATGATCGACGCCGCCAACGCCGCCGGCAAGAAGCTGATGTTCAACTTCAATAATCGCGCCCGGCCCGAGTCGATCGCGATGCAGCAGTACATCGCGGATGGCACGGTCGGTAAGATCAACTCCGCTCAGGCCAAGTGGATCCGCCGCACCGGCATCCCGGGCTTCGGCGGTTGGTTCACCACCAAGGCTCTCTCCGGCGGTGGTCCGGTCATCGACCTCCTTCACATGATCGATCTGGCCCTTTACTTCATGGGCTATCCGGAGCCGGCACACGTGCTTGCCCAGACCTTTGACGATCACATCACCGACAAGGGCTTCAAGGGTCCTTGGGGTATCCCGGACCGCGCCGACGGAACCAACGATGTCGAGGCGGCTGCCCACGGCTTCGTCACCTTCAAGACCGGCCAGGTTCTTTCCCTCCAGGTCTCCTGGGCGGAAATGATCAAGCGCGAGGAAGTCTCCGTGGTCTTCCAAGGTGCCAAGGCTGGCGGCAAGGTGGAGCGTCTCTTCGGCCGCGATGGCATCGATGAGACCGCCATCGATACCTGCGAACTCTACGTCCAGGAGAACGGTCGCTCGGTCAACCGTAGCATCGTCACCGAAGCGTGCGAAGACATGGGCCGCAGCGCTTCCGCCGCGAACTTCATCGAAGCGATCGAAGGCAAGGCAGAAGCCTTCAACACCCCGGACCAGGCGCTGAAGCTGATGAAGATCATCGACGCCATCTACGAGTCCGCTGCCACCAAGGCACCGGTGGCCGTCTAATCAAATCAACGAACCGCGAAGACGCGAAAACGCGGAGGCCGCAGATAATAGCGCAAAGAGATAGCCCCTTCGGGATTCTCCGCGTTCACCTCCGCGACTTCAGCGACTTCAGCGACTCTGCGGTTCGTTCCTTTCAATCAATCTCCTATGAACCGCAAACTCCGCATGGGCATGGTCGGTGGTGGCCGTGGTGCCTTCATCGGCGCTGTGCACCGCATGGCTGCCAATCTCGATGGTAAGATCGAACTCGTCGCCGGCTGCTTCTCCTCCGATCCGGAGAAGAGCAAGCTCTCGGGCGAGGACTTCTTCCTCGATCCTTCCCGCGTTTACACTTCCTACGAGGAGATGGCTGAGAAGGAAGCCGCGCTCCCGGCGGACAAGCGGATCGACTTCGTTTCGATCGTCGTCCGGAACAACCTCCACGTGCCGGTGGCCAAGGCCTTCCTCAAGGCGGGCATCAACGTGATCTGCGACAAGCCGATGGCACTTTCCCTCGCCGAGGCAAAGGAGTTCGCGGAGATCGTGAAGAGCTCCGGAAAGGTCTTCGCACTCACGCACAACTACACCGGCTATCCGATGGTGAAGGAAGCTCGCGCGATGGTGAAGGCGGGCAAGCTTGGCCGCCTGCTCAAGGTCGTCGCCGAGTATCCTCAGGGCTATGCTTCCAGCGCTTTCAAGGAAGCCGCTCCGAGCAAGATTGCGAACTGGCGCATGGACCCGAATGTCTCGGGTGTATCGAACTGCATGGGTGACATCGGCTCGCACGCCGAGAACCTTGCCCGCTACATCACGGGCTTGGAGATCGAGGAACTGGCCGCCGAACTCACCACCTTCATTCCGGGCCGCAGCCTTGATGATGATGGCAACGTGCTGGTCCGTTACCAGAACGGCGTGAAGGGCATCATCTACGCCTCGCAGGTTTCGACCGGTGACGAGAACAACCTGAACATCCGCGTCTACGGCACGGAAGGATCGATCGAGTGGCACCAGGAGCATCCGAACGAGCTGGTCGTGAAGTTCCTCGACAAGCCGCGCGAGATCTGGCGCCGCGGGAATTCCTACAACGGCCCGGAGGCATCCGCGTTCACGCGCTTGCCCTTCGGCCACCCGGAAGCCTTCATCGAGGCTTTCGCGAACGTCTACCTCGCCGCCTCTGAAGCGATTCGCGACGAGCTGGCAGGCAAGTTCCCGCGCCCTGAGGGCTATGACTTCCCGAACGTCGATGACGGCGTGGCGGGCATGGCCTTCATCGAGGCCACCGTGGCTTCCGCGAAGAACAACGCGGCTTGGACCAAGCCGGGTCACTGAAAAACTTGGACCACGGGGCGCCCGGTCATCCGGCGTGTCCCGTGGTCTTTCTCTGCATGGCCACCGCCCTGTCTGGACCCGGGGTGGGGGCATTCCAAAAAACCACATCCACCGGATCCGGGACGGCACGGAAATCGGAGAGGAATCCCGGCAATCATCCGTAGTTTCCTTTTACCGTAATTTCCTTGTATCCTCTGGTCTTCAAATGACGTCCAAACCATGAAACCCACCTTATTCCTCCCCCTTGCAAGCGCGGCCGCCGCGTTCTTCCTCGTTGCCGCCAGCAACGATTCCGAGCAACCGCCACCGGGTGCCGCTGACAAGATTGCAGAGGCCCTGCCGTCCGAGCCCTACGCCAAGCCCGCCAAGGCCCGCAAGGTGCTCATCTTCTCGAAGACCGCCGGCTTCCGTCACGAGTCCATCGCCACCGGCAAGGTCGCCCTGACCGAACTCGGCAAAAAGACCGGAGCCTTCGAGACCGTTATCAGCGACGATCTTTCCAACTTCGAGCCGAAGACGATCGATCAGTTCGACGCCATCGTTTTCCTCAGCACTACCATGAATCCTTTCGCACCCTCAGGGGACGAGCTGAAGGCCATGGATGACAAGGCCAAGAAGGATGCTGAGAAGAAGGTCGAGCGCCTGCAGAAAAGTCTCATGGCCTTCGTGAAGGGCGGCAAGGGCTTCGTCGGAATCCACGCCGCTACCGATACCTTCTACGATTGGTCCGACTACGGTGACATGATCGGCGGCTACTTCGACGGCCACCCTTGGGGTGCCGGCACCCAGGTCTCGATCAAGGTGGAACCCGGCCAGGAAAAGCATCCGCTGGTGGCCATGTTCGACGGCCAGAATGTCGACTTCAAAGAGGAGATCTATCAGCTGAAGGCTCCTTACGACTCGAAGAAGGTCCACATGCTCCTGCGTCTGGATCCCGAGAAGTCGGACATGAATGTCCAGGGTCTCAAGCGTGAGGACAAGGACTGGGGTGTTGCTTGGGCCCGTTCATGGGGCAAGGGTCGCGTCTTCTACTGCTCCTTGGGCCACAACCACGACATGTATTGGAACCCGAAGGTCCTCCGCCACTACCTCGCGGGCATCCAGTGGGCGCTCGGAGATTTCAAGGTGAAGGTCGACAAGTGATTTCGAAAACGGCCGGGGCAGCGATGTCCTGGCCGTTTTTCTTTCTGCACCCTCAGTTCCGGCGGCGTCGCATCACGGAGCCGGCCAAGGCCATGACCCCAAGCATCGCCGCGCCCGGCTCCGGCACCGCCATGAAGGCTACCTCGCCAAGGCCGGTGTAATCATTGGACCCCTGCACGCCTTCGATATCGAAGCGGACGAGGGATACACCTTCGACCACGCTGAAGTTGAAAACTTGGCCGGACGCTGTGTCCGGTTGGGCAGCGAGGTCATTCAGGGTGAAGAGAACTGTCGTTCCGTCCGCGGCGTAGAAGGTGAGGTCGAAGAGCGTGACGTCGTAGCCAGAGTTGGTCGAGATCCCGCCATTCGATTGGTGGTTCCACATGACGAAGCTCGTTAGGTCCTGCGCCGTGTTGAAGGCGAAGGTAATGAACTGATCCAGCGGCTGGGTGTCCGCCGCGCTTGTCCAATGATTGCCGCCCCCCGTATTGGAGTAGGCCGCGTGGATACTCGATGCGGAGTAATCACCGGGGAGCCCCGAACCATTGATCGTGTTCTGCGGCTTGTACTCGGGAGAAAAGAAGGAACTGACCTCATGGATCGAGTCCGGCACGATCATCACAGCCGCGTGGGCGCTAGGGAACGTGGCGAGGGCAAGGCACGAGCTGAACAGGAATGGCTTCATCATGAAGTGGAGGGATGAGTTGCGGATCTTCGCTGAAATGCCGCTTCTAACCGCTCCTCCCCATCGGGGCACCCGAAAAGAGATCCTTTGCTACCAAGGGACCATTTTACCAAGATTTCTTCCCCCTATCCGACATTGGCAATGCAGCCCTCTATGGCTTCGCCACCGCCTTCAATCGGACGAAGGATTTCCTCTCCGTTGGGGGTACCACCGAGACCGTGCCATCTGTCGCAACGCTGGTCCTTTCTGCAGGCACCGTCGTCCAAGCCACCAGGTCATTCGATTCTTCCGCGATCAAATCTCCGAACCTCAGACCGACGGCATCCGGCTTCCAACTCAGCGAGGCTCCCGGCGAGAAGCTTCCCGCGAAGGGATTGCTGTAGTTGCCGGGCGAGGTTCCCAGCAGATACTCCACCAGATTCGGCAACCCATCACCGTCCGGATCAGCGTCCATCCCCGAGCTTGGCAGGCCGGCAGAAGAAATCCAAGTCAGGTATGGTTGGTCAGGATTCAGCCCCAACAGGTTCTTCAGGATCTCCCGATCGGAGAATTTAGGAATCGTGGTTCCCATCGCCGTATTCAGCGAGGCGATCACCTCGTTCGCAATGTAGGC
This portion of the Luteolibacter luteus genome encodes:
- the rhaM gene encoding L-rhamnose mutarotase, whose translation is MIRKAFVMSVNAGCEDEYERRHKPIWRELEEVLKAHDVHNYSIFLHPETRQLFGYAEIESEERWAAIATTEVCQRWWRHMSDVMPANEDASPVSAELREVFHLA
- a CDS encoding DUF1552 domain-containing protein, whose protein sequence is MNPLFHTPLSRRTALRGMGVTLALPLLEAMLPRTLHAAPSTYRPLAKSGAKPVPRAIFCYVSNGVNILDWVPEEKGKGYKLSPTLETLKEHREQFSILSGLGHPHCLGGHSGGDTWLTGANLQAVPGKDYTNTISVDQLIAEKVGMNTRFPSIEIGDESGTGTAMHSHTLAFDRNGTPLPAENSPQRLFERLFVPDGADSRDATLKRYAEKRSILDDVLGEARALEKKLGKEDKGKLGEYLAAVRETELRVQRQEAWVDVPKPVIDSAGLQLNSKPGDAHDRPMWLDVMLELSYLAFVTDTTRVISFEWAREAGGYGVGGENHHELSHHGGDPETLKKLAVVDRGYLERLARFMELLKSTDEGGIPMLDHTMLVYGSGMNSGPGGDHSPKNLPLLVAGGGAYGLKHNQHIAHDPDKHPPLSNVLLTVAQKMGVETESFSDSSGEFSELL
- a CDS encoding DUF1592 domain-containing protein — translated: MLQVTAQERDTALAEIVGPFLEEHCISCHGPEKQKGKLRLDTLSPDFHSPISAEKWKEVLNVINGHEMPPEDEPQPAAADAARFAEWVEAELARAEVAKRSTRVVLRRMNRTEYDNTIRDLIGVDFHPSEDFPEDPPAGGFDNIGQALTISPMQVELYYAAAREILDRALPEGPRPERVKWRFEPEENTQGLDRYRVRRGNDDVLLNPGENPVEKGFTVIHHKAWNKNIGFRSFHVPAAGEYIVRFRAAGRVPNRKQVVAAGQKILAKHRDEEIANNPEGAKWHHEAFEQKMKIFAGHRMYDYGPPRVKITRHLGGAPRVVAEMDVPAPANAPESYEVRAYFNTEEGGIDLEYAYDVPSTLENFWMQEREEFPRPELMVDWIELEGPVYESWPPESSRRLLPDIPVREQDETAYAREVLARFMPRAYRRPVDAAEIDAKLELYKKLRAEKPSFAEAIKVPLAAVLASPHFLYLVEPESPGTAPKPLNGYEIATRLSYFLWSSMPDERLTSLAASGELQNPDVLREETRRLLADPRSGAFVTNFAGQWLGLRKVGANPPSRTLYPDYDRHLELSIVRESEGFFAEILRSDLDARNFIRSDFVTINERLARHYGIPGVRGDEIRKVMVSPESRRGGLVTQASFHSITSNGTRTSPVLRGTWILKTLLGRDPGLPVANVGEIQPKVPGIDKATVRQRLEIHRQMESCARCHDKIDPLGLALENFNAAGEWRDQEGHGYNGRIEKDDPVIDASAKMPDGTEFTGVAGLQEQLMKSEDLFLNALASRLTTYALGRELGFSDQPALRGFVQEMKGNGYTMRSLIEAITTSELFTTK
- a CDS encoding PEP-CTERM sorting domain-containing protein; this translates as MVPEPASCALAALGAVAAFLRRRR
- a CDS encoding bifunctional 3,4-dihydroxy-2-butanone-4-phosphate synthase/GTP cyclohydrolase II, whose amino-acid sequence is MATELTFSPIEEIIAEIAAGRIVIVADDPDRENEADLIAAASLCTPEIISFMAVHGRGLVCAPITQKRAEELDLPQMTRRNREVQRTAFTISVDAADGITTGISSPDRCRCVKLLADPNAGPDDFVHPGHTFPIQARDGGVLRRAGHTEAAVDLARLAGLEPAGVICEIMNADGTMGRVGDLGDFQKEHGLKACTIAQLISWRRKSEKLVVREETIGLPTDHGEFTCHLYRVETDGSHHLALVRGDIDSSQPVLVRVHSECLTGDVFLSQRCDCGGQLDAAMERISKEGGVLLYLRQEGRGIGLAAKIHAYKLQEQGLDTIEANEKLGFGSDLRDYGMGAQILCDLGVRKIRLLTNNPKKVVGLEGYGLEIVEQLPISLPANPHNARYLETKRERMGHRL